Proteins found in one Labrenzia sp. VG12 genomic segment:
- a CDS encoding DUF1638 domain-containing protein, which translates to MRAGEPLFPIETEGDANDKIGRVLVIACGALAREIIAIRKANQLDHVDLTCLPAQLHNTPDKIPDEVRRVISMNRDVYSDILVAYGDCGTGGLLDVVLEETGARRIEGAHCYAFFTGIEAFDQLEEDQLGTFYLTDFLARHFQTMVIEPLGLDWHPHLRDMYFGHYTRVLYMAQTDDPELEAAARRAAERLGLAFEMTRTGYGLLAPFVGGRAND; encoded by the coding sequence ATGCGGGCGGGCGAGCCTCTCTTTCCGATCGAGACCGAAGGGGACGCGAACGACAAGATCGGCCGCGTCCTCGTTATTGCCTGCGGCGCACTGGCCCGCGAAATCATCGCGATCCGCAAGGCCAATCAGCTCGACCATGTCGACCTGACCTGCCTGCCGGCCCAGCTGCACAACACCCCTGACAAGATCCCCGACGAAGTCCGCCGCGTCATCTCAATGAACCGCGATGTCTATTCCGACATTCTGGTCGCCTATGGCGATTGCGGCACAGGCGGATTGCTGGACGTTGTACTGGAAGAAACCGGCGCTCGCCGCATCGAGGGCGCCCATTGTTATGCCTTCTTCACCGGGATCGAAGCCTTCGACCAGTTGGAAGAAGACCAGCTTGGGACCTTCTACCTGACCGATTTTCTGGCGCGCCATTTCCAGACCATGGTGATCGAGCCTCTCGGACTCGACTGGCACCCGCATCTCAGAGACATGTATTTCGGCCATTACACCCGCGTTCTCTATATGGCCCAGACAGACGATCCGGAGCTGGAGGCCGCCGCCCGCCGGGCCGCAGAGCGCCTCGGCCTGGCCTTTGAAATGACGCGAACCGGTTATGGTCTGCTGGCTCCGTTTGTCGGCGGCAGGGCCAACGACTGA
- a CDS encoding formate--tetrahydrofolate ligase, with protein sequence MASDIEIARAASMKPIQEIGERLNIPEESLLPYGRTKAKISGDYIESLNGRDSGKLILVTAINPTPAGEGKTTTTVGLGDGLNKIGKNAMICLREPSLGPCFGMKGGAAGGGYAQVVPMEDINLHFTGDFHAITSAHNLLAALIENHIYWGNELGIDQRRVTWRRVLDMNDRALREIVCSLGGVANGFPREGGFDITVASEIMAILCLATDLDDLQKRLGDIIVAYRRDRTAITARELEADGAMTVLLKEAMQPNLVQTLENNPAFIHGGPFANIAHGCNSVVATQTALKLADYVVTEAGFGADLGAEKFFDIKCRKAGLSPDAVVIVATIKALKMNGGVAKEDLGAENVDAVVNGCANLGRHIENVKQFGVPAVVAINHFTADTEAEVQAVRDYCAELGVDAILATHWANGSAGTEELAKRVSELAESGAAQFAPLYDDSLSLFEKIETIAKRIYRADEVLADKSVRDQLKRWEADGFGDLPVCMAKTQYSFSTDPQLRGAPTGHSLPVREVRLSAGAGFIVVICGEIMTMPGLPRVPSANHIKLDEQGQIEGLF encoded by the coding sequence ATGGCCAGCGATATCGAAATTGCCCGTGCAGCCAGCATGAAACCGATCCAGGAGATCGGTGAGCGGCTCAACATTCCCGAGGAATCCCTGCTGCCCTATGGCCGCACGAAGGCAAAGATCTCCGGGGACTACATCGAAAGCCTCAACGGGCGCGACAGCGGCAAGCTCATCCTGGTCACCGCGATCAACCCGACGCCGGCCGGTGAAGGCAAGACGACCACGACGGTCGGCCTCGGCGACGGTCTCAACAAGATCGGCAAGAACGCCATGATCTGCCTGCGCGAACCGTCTCTCGGCCCCTGCTTCGGCATGAAGGGTGGCGCGGCCGGTGGCGGCTATGCCCAGGTCGTTCCGATGGAAGACATCAACCTGCATTTCACCGGTGACTTCCACGCCATTACCTCCGCACATAACCTGCTGGCCGCTCTGATCGAGAACCACATCTACTGGGGCAATGAGCTGGGCATCGACCAGCGCCGCGTGACCTGGCGCCGAGTGCTCGACATGAACGACCGCGCCCTGCGCGAAATCGTCTGCTCCCTCGGCGGTGTTGCCAACGGTTTCCCGCGTGAAGGCGGCTTCGACATCACGGTGGCTTCCGAAATCATGGCGATCCTGTGCCTCGCAACAGATCTGGACGACCTGCAGAAGCGTCTTGGCGACATCATCGTTGCCTATCGCCGCGACCGCACCGCGATCACCGCGCGCGAGCTGGAAGCCGATGGCGCGATGACCGTTCTTTTGAAGGAAGCCATGCAGCCGAACCTGGTGCAGACGCTGGAAAACAACCCGGCCTTCATCCACGGCGGCCCCTTCGCCAACATCGCCCATGGCTGCAACTCCGTCGTTGCCACACAGACGGCCCTGAAACTGGCGGACTACGTGGTGACCGAAGCCGGCTTTGGTGCTGACCTGGGCGCCGAAAAGTTCTTCGACATCAAGTGCCGCAAGGCCGGCCTGTCGCCGGACGCCGTGGTGATCGTCGCCACGATCAAGGCCCTGAAGATGAATGGCGGTGTCGCCAAGGAAGACCTCGGCGCAGAAAATGTCGACGCGGTCGTGAATGGCTGCGCCAACCTCGGCCGCCATATCGAGAACGTCAAGCAGTTCGGCGTCCCGGCCGTTGTCGCCATCAACCACTTCACCGCCGACACCGAAGCCGAAGTGCAGGCCGTGAGGGACTATTGCGCCGAGCTCGGCGTCGACGCGATCCTGGCAACCCACTGGGCCAACGGCTCCGCCGGCACGGAAGAGCTTGCCAAGCGCGTGTCCGAACTTGCTGAAAGCGGCGCGGCACAGTTCGCCCCGCTTTATGACGACAGCCTGTCGCTGTTCGAAAAGATCGAGACCATCGCCAAGCGCATCTACCGCGCCGACGAGGTGCTCGCCGACAAGTCCGTGCGCGACCAGCTCAAGCGCTGGGAAGCCGACGGTTTCGGCGACCTGCCGGTCTGCATGGCCAAGACCCAGTATTCCTTCTCCACCGATCCGCAGCTGCGCGGAGCGCCCACCGGCCACAGCCTGCCGGTGCGCGAAGTGCGCCTGTCGGCCGGCGCCGGCTTCATCGTGGTGATCTGCGGGGAAATCATGACCATGCCCGGCCTGCCGCGCGTGCCCTCGGCCAACCACATCAAGCTGGACGAGCAAGGTCAGATTGAAGGGCTGTTCTGA
- a CDS encoding ASKHA domain-containing protein: MTETDRHAKVVFQPSGRRGTFPVGTPLLDAARSLGVYVESVCGGRGICGRCQISVSEGTFAKENLTSAAKNLEAATEAENRYASLRNLPAHRRLSCQAKILGDLVVDVPTDAQTNRQVVRKRAEARQIDADSAISLITVSIDEPDMETPRGDIDRLREALTSATGLADLCIDPILLPAVQTTLRKGQWTVTAAIHQDRGVLPTLVALWPGEKNAVYGLAVDIGSTTIAAHLCNLQNGRTVSSAGTSNPQIRFGEDLMSRVSYVQMNPAKLPDLTRAVREAINSLIGKLVGDVGAERSDVLDATFVGNPVMHHLFLGIDPVELGGAPFALAASDAMVLSARDLDLELNPGARVYMLPCIAGHVGADAAAATLAESPYKHDEITLLVDVGTNAEIVLGSKKRLLAASSPTGPAFEGAEISSGQRAAPGAIERIRIDKETLEPRFKVIGVDEWSDEEGFAEKVDSVGVTGICGSGIIEAVAEMYLAGLITEDGVIDGAMAARTSRVQSRGRTFSYLIADQDVEISILQTDIRAIQLAKGALYAGVKLLQDKLGTYRLDRIRLAGAFGSYIDPKYAMVLGLIPDCPLAGVSGVGNAAGTGARMALLNRGYRREIEQTVRDIEKIETALEPKFQEHFVNAMALPNKVDPFPNLRGAIELPEKKTLVESEAGGGERRRRRRRG, encoded by the coding sequence ATGACCGAGACAGACAGACACGCCAAAGTCGTTTTCCAGCCGAGCGGACGCAGGGGCACATTCCCGGTGGGAACGCCGCTTCTTGATGCGGCCCGCTCTCTTGGGGTTTATGTCGAGTCGGTTTGTGGTGGCCGCGGGATATGCGGGCGCTGCCAGATCTCGGTCTCCGAAGGCACCTTCGCCAAGGAGAACCTAACCAGCGCTGCGAAAAACCTGGAAGCGGCCACGGAAGCTGAAAACCGCTATGCCAGCCTGCGCAACCTGCCGGCGCACCGGCGCCTCTCCTGTCAGGCGAAGATCCTCGGTGACCTCGTTGTCGATGTCCCGACCGATGCCCAGACCAACCGACAGGTCGTGCGCAAGCGTGCCGAGGCCCGACAGATCGATGCGGACAGCGCAATTTCCCTGATCACCGTCTCCATTGACGAGCCGGACATGGAAACGCCGCGCGGAGATATTGACCGCCTGCGCGAAGCCCTGACAAGTGCGACCGGGCTGGCCGACCTGTGCATCGACCCGATCCTGTTGCCGGCCGTTCAAACAACCCTGCGCAAGGGACAGTGGACCGTCACGGCGGCCATTCATCAGGACCGGGGTGTATTGCCGACACTTGTCGCGCTCTGGCCGGGTGAAAAGAACGCCGTCTACGGCCTTGCGGTCGATATCGGATCGACCACCATCGCCGCCCATCTCTGCAATCTTCAAAATGGCCGGACGGTCTCGTCGGCAGGCACGTCGAACCCGCAGATCCGCTTTGGCGAAGACCTGATGTCGCGCGTCTCCTACGTGCAGATGAACCCGGCCAAGCTGCCGGACCTGACAAGGGCTGTTCGTGAGGCGATCAATTCCCTGATCGGCAAGCTGGTTGGCGATGTCGGCGCCGAACGCAGCGATGTGCTCGACGCCACCTTTGTCGGCAACCCCGTGATGCATCACCTTTTCCTCGGCATCGATCCGGTGGAACTGGGCGGCGCTCCGTTTGCGCTGGCAGCCTCTGATGCGATGGTGCTGAGCGCCCGCGATCTCGACCTGGAGCTCAATCCGGGCGCGCGGGTCTACATGCTGCCCTGCATCGCAGGCCATGTCGGCGCCGATGCAGCTGCAGCCACCCTTGCCGAGAGCCCTTACAAACACGACGAGATCACGCTGCTCGTCGATGTCGGCACCAACGCAGAGATCGTCCTCGGCAGCAAGAAACGCCTTCTGGCGGCCTCCTCGCCCACTGGTCCCGCTTTTGAAGGCGCGGAGATTTCCTCCGGTCAGCGCGCTGCTCCCGGTGCCATAGAGCGCATCCGCATCGACAAGGAGACGCTGGAACCCCGGTTCAAGGTGATTGGCGTCGACGAATGGTCTGATGAAGAAGGTTTTGCCGAAAAGGTCGACAGCGTCGGTGTCACCGGCATTTGCGGCTCCGGCATCATCGAGGCGGTGGCGGAGATGTATCTCGCCGGCCTCATCACCGAGGACGGCGTCATCGACGGCGCCATGGCGGCACGGACCAGCCGGGTCCAGTCCAGGGGCCGGACCTTTTCCTACCTGATTGCCGACCAGGACGTCGAGATCTCGATCCTGCAGACCGATATCCGGGCCATTCAGCTCGCCAAGGGCGCGCTCTATGCCGGGGTCAAACTGCTGCAGGACAAGCTCGGCACCTACCGGCTTGACCGGATCCGGCTGGCCGGCGCCTTCGGCAGCTATATCGACCCCAAATATGCCATGGTGCTTGGCCTGATTCCTGACTGTCCGCTTGCAGGCGTCTCAGGTGTCGGCAACGCGGCTGGCACCGGTGCGCGCATGGCGCTGCTCAATCGCGGTTACCGCCGGGAAATCGAACAGACCGTGCGGGATATCGAAAAGATCGAGACGGCTCTGGAACCGAAGTTCCAGGAGCATTTCGTCAACGCGATGGCGCTGCCGAACAAGGTCGACCCCTTCCCCAACCTGCGCGGTGCGATCGAACTGCCGGAGAAAAAAACACTCGTGGAAAGCGAAGCTGGCGGTGGTGAGCGCCGGCGCCGGCGCAGACGTGGCTAA
- a CDS encoding virulence factor: MAQKIIVYWRDIPAQILVKKGRKSARRELPAMFMEAIDACAMRIGAKDSDAYMAEWRRTDPVDVSDDLETEADTALDDLVAAYPKERLKTLLASGGTEHD; encoded by the coding sequence ATGGCGCAGAAAATCATCGTTTACTGGCGGGACATCCCGGCTCAGATCCTGGTGAAAAAGGGACGCAAGTCGGCCCGTCGGGAGCTGCCGGCCATGTTCATGGAAGCGATCGATGCCTGTGCGATGCGGATCGGGGCCAAGGACAGCGACGCCTATATGGCGGAGTGGCGCCGCACCGATCCTGTCGATGTCTCTGACGATCTGGAAACGGAAGCGGATACGGCGCTCGACGACCTTGTCGCCGCTTATCCAAAAGAGCGACTGAAGACCTTGCTTGCAAGTGGAGGAACGGAACATGACTGA
- a CDS encoding B12-binding domain-containing protein has translation MSDEEDIDLASLSDDELVEQMHDDLYDGLQEEITDAVNILLERGWAPYDILTKALVEGMRIVGIDFRDGILFVPEVLLSANAMKAGMGILRPLLAETGAPKVGKMVIGTVKGDIHDIGKNLVSMMMEGAGFEVIDIGINNPVENYLAALEEHQPDILGMSALLTTTMPYMKVVIDEMKAKGLRDDYIVLVGGAPLNEEFGEAVGADGYCRDAAVAVEMAKDLIARRHNQLANRG, from the coding sequence ATGTCTGACGAAGAAGATATCGATCTCGCCTCCCTGTCCGACGACGAACTTGTCGAACAGATGCATGACGACCTCTATGACGGTCTTCAGGAAGAAATCACGGACGCGGTCAACATCCTTCTTGAGCGTGGCTGGGCTCCCTACGACATCCTGACCAAGGCGCTGGTCGAAGGCATGCGCATCGTTGGCATCGACTTCCGCGATGGCATCCTGTTCGTGCCGGAAGTGCTCCTGTCCGCCAACGCCATGAAGGCCGGCATGGGCATCCTGCGGCCGCTGCTGGCCGAAACCGGTGCCCCGAAAGTCGGCAAGATGGTCATCGGCACCGTCAAGGGCGACATTCACGACATCGGCAAGAACCTTGTGTCCATGATGATGGAAGGCGCCGGCTTCGAAGTGATCGACATCGGCATCAACAACCCGGTCGAAAACTACCTCGCCGCGCTGGAAGAGCACCAGCCGGACATTCTCGGCATGTCCGCGCTTCTGACCACGACCATGCCCTACATGAAAGTCGTCATCGACGAGATGAAGGCCAAGGGCCTGCGCGACGATTATATCGTGCTCGTTGGCGGTGCTCCTCTCAACGAGGAATTCGGCGAAGCGGTTGGTGCCGACGGATATTGCCGTGACGCCGCCGTCGCCGTGGAAATGGCGAAGGACCTCATCGCCCGCCGCCACAACCAGCTTGCAAACAGAGGCTGA
- a CDS encoding 5,10-methylenetetrahydrofolate reductase: MTEQRLLENGRLPASTEMSPKQVVEKTELLQTIPAGTQVYVTDLGNCPEDMIVDAARVLRDNKLVAVPHMAARRYPSLEAFERRIKRLTQEAGATEVLTIAGEADKAGPLTSSVALLETGLFDKLGIKKIAVAGHPEGAPDIKPDVIKSFLMRKHELAAESDAEFRIVTQFGFDPHRVSLWLDELREWGNQFPVHVGVAGPAKMTTLLKYAAFAGVENSLNFLKKRGGAVVSMLAGYDPATMVEPLETRVTSQPTTQLAQIHVYPFGGIQKTADWLHGRGSWSFQTPSSTLTANESA, encoded by the coding sequence ATGACTGAGCAGCGCCTGCTGGAAAACGGGCGGCTACCCGCCTCCACCGAAATGTCGCCGAAGCAGGTGGTCGAAAAGACCGAGCTACTGCAGACTATCCCGGCCGGCACACAGGTCTATGTCACCGATCTCGGCAACTGCCCCGAAGACATGATTGTCGACGCCGCCCGCGTCCTGCGCGACAACAAGCTGGTTGCCGTGCCGCACATGGCCGCCCGCCGTTATCCGTCTCTGGAGGCTTTCGAGCGCCGGATCAAGCGCCTGACCCAGGAAGCCGGTGCCACCGAGGTGCTGACCATTGCAGGGGAAGCCGACAAGGCCGGTCCTCTCACCTCCTCTGTCGCCCTCCTGGAAACCGGTCTTTTTGACAAGCTCGGCATCAAGAAGATTGCCGTGGCCGGTCACCCGGAAGGCGCGCCGGACATCAAGCCGGACGTGATCAAGTCGTTCCTGATGCGCAAGCACGAACTCGCCGCTGAAAGCGATGCCGAATTCCGCATTGTCACCCAGTTCGGCTTCGACCCGCACCGGGTCAGCCTGTGGCTCGACGAGCTGCGTGAATGGGGCAACCAGTTCCCGGTCCATGTCGGCGTTGCCGGCCCGGCCAAGATGACGACGCTTCTGAAATATGCCGCCTTTGCCGGTGTCGAGAACTCTCTGAACTTCCTGAAGAAGCGCGGCGGTGCCGTGGTCTCCATGCTGGCAGGTTATGATCCGGCCACCATGGTCGAGCCGCTGGAAACCCGTGTCACCAGCCAGCCTACGACCCAGCTGGCCCAGATCCATGTTTACCCGTTCGGCGGGATCCAGAAGACCGCGGACTGGCTGCATGGCCGCGGGAGCTGGTCCTTTCAAACCCCGTCCTCAACCCTGACAGCCAACGAGAGCGCATAA
- a CDS encoding methyltetrahydrofolate cobalamin methyltransferase → MTRTVVASATKEIIIGFDQPFCVIGERINPTGRKKLAAEMADGNFETVKADALAQVAAGATMLDVNAGVTAVNPNETEPPLLVKTLEIVQDLTDVPLSIDSSVTAAIQAGLEVAKGRPLVNSVTGEEEKLEAILPLIKKYDVPVVAISNDETGISEDPDVRFDVAKKIVERAADYGIPAHDIVVDPLVMPIGAMGTAGQQVFRLLRRLREELKVNTTCGLSNISFGLPHRHGINAGFIPMVIGAGMTSAIMNPCRPQEMEAVRAANVLNGTDPNCQEWIMTYRDHQPAAAGATAAPAEGGAAAGGRRRGGRAARRAG, encoded by the coding sequence ATGACCCGCACCGTTGTCGCATCCGCGACCAAGGAAATCATCATCGGCTTCGACCAGCCTTTCTGTGTCATCGGCGAGCGGATCAACCCGACCGGCCGCAAGAAACTGGCAGCCGAGATGGCTGACGGCAATTTCGAGACCGTAAAGGCAGACGCCCTGGCACAGGTCGCCGCCGGCGCCACCATGCTTGACGTCAATGCCGGCGTGACCGCGGTCAACCCGAACGAGACTGAACCACCGCTACTGGTCAAGACTCTCGAGATTGTTCAGGACCTTACGGACGTTCCCTTGTCCATCGATTCATCCGTGACCGCCGCCATCCAGGCGGGTCTGGAAGTTGCCAAAGGGCGCCCGCTGGTCAATTCCGTGACCGGCGAGGAAGAGAAGCTGGAAGCCATCCTGCCGCTGATCAAGAAATACGACGTTCCGGTTGTTGCGATTTCGAATGACGAAACAGGCATTTCGGAAGACCCGGATGTGCGCTTCGATGTTGCGAAAAAGATCGTCGAGCGCGCCGCCGACTACGGCATTCCGGCCCATGACATCGTGGTCGATCCGCTGGTGATGCCGATCGGCGCCATGGGCACGGCTGGCCAGCAGGTGTTCCGTCTGCTCCGCCGTCTGCGCGAGGAACTGAAGGTCAACACGACCTGCGGTCTGTCCAACATCTCCTTCGGCCTGCCGCATCGCCACGGCATCAATGCAGGCTTCATCCCGATGGTGATCGGTGCCGGCATGACCTCGGCGATCATGAACCCGTGCCGCCCGCAGGAAATGGAAGCCGTCCGCGCCGCCAACGTCCTGAACGGCACCGATCCGAACTGCCAGGAATGGATCATGACCTATCGCGACCATCAGCCGGCTGCCGCCGGCGCGACAGCTGCCCCCGCTGAAGGCGGAGCTGCTGCTGGCGGTCGCCGCCGTGGTGGCCGTGCGGCACGGCGCGCCGGCTGA